A genome region from Solirubrobacter pauli includes the following:
- a CDS encoding PfkB family carbohydrate kinase yields the protein MSLTVVGSIAFDAVETESGKRDRLLGGAAVHFSLASSFLAETRVVGPVGDDFTEEEYSVLHNRGVITDDVEHVPGGKTFFWAGRYERDVNIRHTLQTDLNVFETFEPKLSQASQDADVLFLANIQPDLQRAVREQCTGARFVALDTMNLWIDIARDSLVKTIAGVDCLIVNDGEAKQLTDEPNLVRAAQNIMEMGPRVVVIKFGEYGANMYTKDGVFGIPAYPTADVVDPTGAGDTFAGGFVGYVAAHADEEITDELLRRAMAYGTALASFNVEAFGTERMQTLTADEVNERVAELQRVTVFDASPVPLRS from the coding sequence ATGTCGCTCACCGTAGTCGGATCCATCGCCTTTGACGCCGTCGAGACCGAGTCGGGCAAGCGCGACCGCCTGCTGGGCGGCGCCGCCGTGCACTTCTCGCTCGCGTCCTCGTTCCTCGCCGAGACCCGCGTCGTCGGTCCTGTCGGCGACGACTTCACCGAGGAGGAGTACTCCGTCCTGCACAACCGCGGCGTCATCACCGACGACGTGGAGCACGTCCCCGGCGGCAAGACGTTCTTCTGGGCGGGCCGCTACGAGCGCGACGTCAACATCCGCCACACGCTGCAGACGGACCTCAACGTCTTCGAGACGTTCGAGCCCAAGCTCTCGCAGGCTTCCCAGGACGCCGACGTCCTGTTCCTCGCGAACATCCAGCCCGACCTGCAGCGCGCGGTGCGCGAGCAGTGCACGGGCGCGCGCTTCGTCGCGCTGGACACCATGAACCTCTGGATCGACATCGCGCGCGACTCGCTCGTGAAGACGATCGCCGGCGTCGACTGCCTGATCGTCAACGACGGCGAGGCCAAGCAGCTCACCGACGAGCCGAACCTGGTCCGCGCGGCGCAGAACATCATGGAGATGGGCCCGCGGGTCGTCGTGATCAAGTTCGGCGAGTACGGCGCGAACATGTACACGAAGGACGGCGTGTTCGGGATTCCCGCGTACCCGACCGCCGACGTCGTCGACCCCACGGGCGCGGGCGACACGTTCGCCGGCGGCTTCGTGGGCTACGTCGCCGCGCACGCGGACGAGGAGATCACGGACGAGCTGCTGCGCCGCGCGATGGCGTACGGCACGGCGCTGGCCTCGTTCAACGTCGAGGCCTTCGGCACCGAGCGCATGCAGACGCTCACGGCCGACGAGGTCAACGAGCGCGTCGCCGAGCTGCAGCGGGTGACGGTGTTCGACGCGTCACCCGTGCCGCTCCGCAGCTAG
- a CDS encoding peptidylprolyl isomerase has protein sequence MSVATMSTNLGDITIELFDEDAPKTVQNFKDLAAKGFYDGLSFHRIIKDFMIQGGCPQGTGTGGPGYTFEDEINQHKLVRGSLAMANAGPNTNGSQFFIVTLDATPWLDGKHTNFGQVTGGMDIVDKLEALPTDGRDKPREDAKIEKLTITE, from the coding sequence ATGTCCGTCGCGACGATGTCCACGAACCTGGGCGACATCACGATCGAGCTGTTCGACGAGGACGCTCCCAAGACCGTGCAGAACTTCAAGGATCTGGCCGCGAAGGGCTTCTACGACGGGCTCTCGTTCCACCGGATCATCAAGGACTTCATGATCCAGGGCGGCTGCCCGCAGGGCACCGGCACCGGCGGCCCGGGCTACACGTTCGAGGACGAGATCAACCAGCACAAGCTGGTCCGCGGCTCGCTCGCGATGGCCAACGCCGGCCCGAACACGAACGGCTCGCAGTTCTTCATCGTCACGCTCGACGCCACCCCGTGGCTCGACGGCAAGCACACGAACTTCGGCCAGGTCACGGGCGGCATGGACATCGTCGACAAGCTCGAGGCCCTGCCGACCGACGGCCGCGACAAGCCGCGCGAAGACGCGAAGATCGAGAAGCTGACGATCACGGAGTAG
- a CDS encoding RNA polymerase sigma factor encodes MRRAADRLEATAARTGYRRRRHLDHPLHAEALVAAATERARDGEDDALRLIYLLYADNVFGYVLAIVRDEHDAEDITSEVFARLPRALTHYRAGATPFAAWLLRVARNAALDHLRAQRSVPLAEVHATGAVAESQAGERLEALKAALAALPEDQRHVMLLRLVAGHTPAEVAEQLGRSVDAVHALQHRARRRLREELTQSGFAPTSAAA; translated from the coding sequence ATGCGCCGTGCGGCGGATCGCTTGGAGGCGACGGCGGCGCGCACGGGTTACCGGCGCCGTCGTCACCTCGACCATCCGCTCCACGCGGAAGCGCTCGTCGCCGCCGCCACCGAGCGGGCCCGTGACGGCGAGGATGACGCGCTCCGCCTGATCTACCTGCTGTACGCCGACAACGTGTTCGGCTACGTCCTCGCGATCGTGCGCGACGAGCACGACGCCGAGGACATCACCAGCGAGGTCTTCGCCCGCCTGCCGCGGGCGCTCACCCATTACCGGGCGGGCGCCACCCCCTTCGCGGCATGGCTGTTGCGGGTGGCCCGGAACGCTGCGCTCGACCACCTTCGAGCGCAGCGCTCGGTGCCTCTCGCGGAGGTCCACGCCACCGGCGCCGTCGCCGAGTCGCAGGCCGGCGAGCGCCTGGAGGCGCTCAAGGCCGCGCTGGCCGCGCTCCCGGAGGACCAGCGGCACGTGATGCTGCTGCGGCTCGTCGCCGGGCACACGCCAGCGGAGGTCGCCGAGCAGCTCGGCCGCTCGGTCGACGCCGTCCACGCGCTCCAGCACCGCGCCCGCCGGCGACTGCGCGAGGAGCTCACGCAGTCCGGCTTCGCCCCGACCTCAGCGGCGGCGTGA
- a CDS encoding ferritin-like domain-containing protein, whose protein sequence is MTSLLNLAALDQSGAIQETAEAAGATRADFFKRTGIATAGLVAAGTMFDGLLSPAAAAISSKPSKANDVKILNYALTLEYLEAEFYNQAVTANALQMWQVKNFALVVAGHEGAHVRLLQAVLGSAAVKKPTFDFGDAITNEAKFVATAQILEDTGVAAYAGQGPNIFQRPVVKAALSIHSVEARHASWIRLIANQKPAPAVVDEPKTEKQVLSAVAGTGFIKG, encoded by the coding sequence ATGACTTCCCTTCTGAACCTCGCCGCGCTCGACCAGAGCGGCGCGATCCAAGAGACCGCCGAGGCCGCGGGCGCCACGCGCGCGGACTTCTTCAAGCGCACGGGCATCGCGACCGCCGGCCTGGTGGCCGCCGGGACGATGTTCGACGGCCTGCTGTCGCCGGCAGCCGCCGCCATCTCGTCCAAGCCGTCGAAGGCCAACGACGTCAAGATCCTCAACTACGCGCTGACGCTCGAGTACCTCGAGGCCGAGTTCTACAACCAGGCCGTCACCGCGAACGCGCTGCAGATGTGGCAGGTGAAGAACTTCGCGCTGGTGGTCGCCGGCCATGAGGGCGCGCACGTGCGCCTGCTGCAGGCCGTGCTCGGCAGCGCCGCCGTCAAGAAGCCGACGTTCGACTTCGGCGACGCGATCACGAACGAGGCGAAGTTCGTGGCCACCGCGCAGATCCTGGAGGACACGGGCGTGGCCGCGTACGCCGGCCAGGGCCCGAACATCTTCCAGCGCCCGGTCGTAAAGGCCGCGCTCTCGATCCACTCGGTCGAGGCCCGGCACGCGTCCTGGATCCGGCTGATCGCCAATCAGAAGCCGGCGCCCGCCGTGGTGGACGAGCCGAAGACCGAGAAGCAGGTCCTCAGCGCCGTCGCGGGCACCGGGTTCATCAAAGGCTGA
- a CDS encoding DEAD/DEAH box helicase, with translation MTTFAELGLSEPILQALQDVGYENPSPIQEQAIPPLLEGRDVIGQAQTGTGKTAAFGLPLMESVDPDDNEVQAIVLTPTRELCIQVTQALRAYGAKKGIDPVAVFGGAPIRTQQAQLRAGGQVVVGTVGRVLDLISRHSLVLHSARYIVLDEADEMLDLGFLEDVEKILSLAPGSRQTALFSATMPNEIRRLAERHLYDPVLVKVKAATLTIDTVEQFYLETKPQEKTDALARVLESEKPDQAIVFARTKIRTEQLFQTLKNRGMNVRALHGDMSQGSRDGVMIAFKSGRVPILVATDVAARGLDISTVTHVVNFDVPTSPDVYVHRIGRTGRVGRSGRAITFVEPRQRRELEAIENHASTKIAAWTEGARVAPTPASEPRPRRHTKPRDAEVADNAAVYTKLIATAGRHDGIEAADLIAGLTASGLDGEAIRNVRILERFALVEVPAGSAPEVVSIRGREVALEPIRN, from the coding sequence ATGACGACTTTTGCCGAGCTCGGGCTGTCCGAGCCGATCCTCCAGGCCCTCCAAGACGTCGGGTACGAGAACCCGAGCCCCATCCAGGAGCAGGCCATCCCCCCGTTGCTCGAAGGGCGGGACGTGATCGGCCAGGCGCAGACCGGCACCGGCAAGACGGCGGCGTTCGGGCTCCCGCTGATGGAGTCCGTGGACCCTGACGACAACGAGGTCCAGGCCATCGTGCTCACGCCGACGCGTGAGCTCTGCATCCAGGTCACGCAGGCCCTGCGGGCGTACGGCGCCAAGAAGGGGATCGACCCCGTGGCCGTGTTCGGCGGCGCGCCGATCCGCACCCAGCAGGCGCAGCTGCGTGCCGGCGGGCAGGTCGTCGTGGGCACCGTCGGCCGCGTGCTGGACCTGATCAGCCGCCACTCGCTCGTCCTGCACTCCGCGCGCTACATCGTGCTCGACGAGGCCGACGAGATGCTCGACCTCGGCTTCCTCGAGGACGTCGAGAAGATCCTCAGCCTCGCGCCCGGCAGCCGCCAGACCGCGCTGTTCAGCGCGACGATGCCGAACGAGATCCGCCGCCTGGCCGAGCGCCACCTGTACGACCCGGTGCTCGTCAAGGTCAAGGCCGCGACGCTGACGATCGACACGGTCGAGCAGTTCTACCTGGAGACCAAGCCGCAGGAGAAGACGGACGCGCTCGCGCGGGTCCTCGAGTCCGAGAAGCCCGACCAGGCGATCGTCTTCGCGCGCACCAAGATCCGCACGGAGCAGCTGTTCCAGACGCTCAAGAACCGCGGCATGAACGTGCGCGCGCTGCACGGCGACATGAGCCAGGGCTCGCGCGACGGCGTGATGATCGCCTTCAAGAGCGGCCGCGTGCCGATCCTCGTCGCCACCGACGTCGCCGCCCGCGGCCTGGACATCTCGACCGTCACGCACGTGGTCAACTTCGACGTGCCGACGTCCCCGGACGTCTACGTGCACCGGATCGGCCGCACGGGCCGTGTCGGCCGCTCGGGCCGCGCGATCACGTTCGTCGAGCCGCGCCAGCGGCGTGAGCTCGAGGCGATCGAGAACCACGCGTCGACGAAGATCGCGGCCTGGACAGAGGGCGCGCGCGTCGCGCCGACGCCCGCGTCCGAGCCGCGCCCGCGCCGCCACACGAAGCCGCGCGACGCCGAAGTGGCCGACAACGCCGCCGTGTACACGAAGCTGATCGCCACCGCCGGGCGCCACGACGGCATCGAGGCCGCCGACCTGATCGCCGGCCTCACGGCCAGCGGCCTGGACGGCGAGGCGATCCGCAACGTGCGCATCCTCGAGCGCTTCGCGCTCGTCGAGGTGCCCGCCGGCTCCGCGCCGGAGGTCGTCTCGATCCGTGGCCGCGAGGTCGCGCTCGAACCGATCCGAAACTAG
- a CDS encoding aldehyde dehydrogenase family protein, whose translation MAETIAVENPATGATIREVPVTSPEDVAAVVERARAAQPAWEALGYAGRGRILKRAQQWLVEHADEIADTIVAETGKAREDAMLVEVAYGANALGFWPRKAPKWLADERVRTTNPFVLGRSMVVRYRPVGVVGVIGPWNYPLVNSVGDAIPALAAGNAVVVKPSEVTPLTSLLFQRGLHEAGLPEGVFQVAVGTGETGAVLIDHVDMVMFTGSTRTGRKVMERAAQTLTPVSLELGGKDPMIVLADADLERAANAAVYYSMQNGGQTCISIERVYVEAPVYDDFVAKVTEKAKALRQGPPDGAGSVDVGAMTFPPQMEIVEQHVQQARDAGARVLVGGHRGPGPGRFFEPTIIADADHSMTAMREETFGPTLPIMRVKDADEAIRQANDSPYGLGAAVFTKDLAKGQRLARRVEAGAVCINDAAVNYLALELPMGGWKASGLGVRHGPAGLKKYTRQQAIMTYRLPLRREVHFFPYNARVTNLISRGVKLFYGSRRR comes from the coding sequence ATGGCCGAGACGATCGCAGTCGAGAACCCCGCGACCGGCGCCACCATCCGCGAGGTGCCGGTCACGTCCCCCGAGGACGTGGCCGCGGTCGTCGAGCGCGCCCGCGCGGCGCAGCCGGCCTGGGAGGCCCTGGGCTACGCGGGGCGCGGGCGGATCCTAAAGCGGGCGCAGCAGTGGCTGGTCGAGCACGCTGACGAGATCGCGGACACGATCGTGGCCGAGACGGGCAAGGCGCGCGAGGACGCGATGCTCGTGGAGGTCGCCTACGGCGCCAACGCCCTCGGGTTTTGGCCGCGCAAAGCGCCGAAATGGCTTGCGGATGAACGAGTGCGGACGACCAACCCGTTCGTCCTCGGCCGGTCCATGGTCGTCCGCTACCGGCCCGTCGGCGTCGTCGGGGTGATCGGGCCGTGGAACTACCCCCTCGTCAACTCGGTCGGGGACGCCATCCCAGCGCTCGCCGCGGGGAACGCCGTCGTCGTCAAGCCATCCGAGGTGACGCCGCTGACGTCCCTCTTGTTCCAGCGCGGGCTGCATGAGGCGGGCCTTCCTGAAGGGGTCTTCCAGGTCGCGGTCGGTACCGGGGAGACCGGGGCTGTCCTGATCGACCACGTCGACATGGTGATGTTCACGGGCTCCACGCGCACTGGACGAAAGGTCATGGAGCGCGCCGCCCAGACCCTCACGCCCGTCTCGCTGGAGCTCGGCGGCAAGGACCCCATGATCGTCCTCGCCGACGCGGACCTCGAGCGGGCCGCCAACGCGGCGGTCTACTACTCGATGCAGAACGGCGGCCAGACGTGCATCTCGATCGAGCGCGTCTACGTCGAGGCTCCGGTCTACGACGACTTCGTGGCCAAGGTCACGGAGAAGGCCAAGGCCCTGCGCCAGGGCCCACCCGACGGTGCGGGCTCGGTGGACGTGGGCGCGATGACGTTCCCACCGCAGATGGAGATCGTCGAGCAGCACGTCCAGCAGGCGCGGGACGCGGGCGCGCGGGTGCTCGTCGGCGGCCATCGCGGGCCCGGCCCCGGCCGGTTCTTCGAGCCCACGATCATCGCCGACGCCGACCACTCGATGACCGCGATGCGCGAGGAGACGTTCGGCCCGACCCTGCCGATCATGCGCGTCAAGGACGCGGACGAGGCGATCCGCCAGGCCAACGACTCCCCGTACGGACTCGGTGCGGCGGTCTTCACCAAGGACCTCGCGAAGGGCCAGCGGCTCGCCCGCCGCGTCGAGGCGGGTGCCGTCTGCATCAACGACGCCGCGGTCAACTACCTCGCGCTCGAACTGCCGATGGGCGGCTGGAAGGCGTCGGGCCTGGGCGTGCGCCACGGCCCGGCCGGCCTGAAGAAGTACACGCGCCAGCAGGCGATCATGACCTACCGCCTGCCGCTCAGACGCGAAGTGCACTTCTTCCCCTACAACGCACGGGTCACGAACCTGATCTCACGCGGCGTCAAGCTGTTCTACGGCTCACGCCGCCGCTGA
- a CDS encoding phosphotransferase family protein has product MTAIVDTPEEGEALDQPPLLVLRPLERFFDEQGLGEGKITAEPVGDGHSNVTYLVRRHGGVWVLRRPPRPPLPPSAHDVLREARLLRALATTTVRVPKVLATCDDERVIGAPFYVMERVEGTVINTTLPDGLTPTRAGDELIDALVEVHATDWQACGLEGFGKPTGYLARQVRRFTGLWEHNATRRIPALDEVTAWLGANLPESGPATIVHGDYRLGNVMFTGDRLSAIFDWELATIGDPLADVGYLLATWAQAGDPESTIASLTTVTRQPGFPTRDDLVARYEERSGRSMQALAWYTTLALWKSAIFLEGSYKRRLAGTTEDAFFDRLKEGVPEIAERARATALG; this is encoded by the coding sequence GTGACCGCCATCGTTGATACCCCGGAAGAGGGTGAAGCACTCGACCAACCGCCGCTGCTGGTGCTGCGGCCGCTCGAGCGCTTCTTCGACGAGCAAGGCCTCGGGGAGGGCAAGATCACTGCGGAGCCGGTCGGAGATGGCCACTCCAACGTGACGTACTTGGTGCGCAGACATGGCGGAGTTTGGGTGCTGCGCCGCCCGCCGCGGCCCCCACTGCCGCCGTCGGCGCACGACGTGCTGCGCGAGGCGCGGCTGCTGCGCGCGCTCGCCACGACGACCGTGCGTGTGCCGAAGGTGCTCGCCACGTGCGACGACGAGCGCGTGATCGGCGCGCCGTTCTACGTGATGGAGCGCGTCGAGGGCACGGTCATCAACACGACGCTGCCCGACGGCCTCACGCCCACCCGCGCCGGCGACGAGCTGATCGACGCGCTGGTCGAGGTCCACGCCACCGACTGGCAGGCCTGTGGACTGGAGGGCTTCGGCAAGCCGACGGGCTACCTCGCGCGCCAGGTGCGCCGCTTCACCGGGCTGTGGGAGCACAACGCGACGCGGCGGATCCCCGCGCTCGACGAGGTGACGGCGTGGCTCGGAGCGAACCTCCCGGAGTCCGGGCCGGCCACGATCGTCCACGGCGACTACCGCCTCGGGAACGTGATGTTCACGGGCGACCGGCTGAGCGCGATCTTCGACTGGGAGCTCGCGACGATCGGCGATCCGCTGGCCGACGTCGGCTACCTGCTCGCGACCTGGGCGCAAGCGGGGGACCCGGAAAGCACGATCGCCTCTTTGACCACCGTCACACGACAGCCCGGCTTCCCCACCCGCGACGACCTCGTGGCCCGCTACGAGGAGCGCTCCGGACGGTCCATGCAGGCCCTCGCCTGGTACACGACGCTGGCCCTGTGGAAGTCCGCGATCTTCCTGGAAGGCAGCTATAAGCGGCGCCTCGCCGGCACCACCGAGGATGCCTTCTTCGACCGCCTGAAGGAGGGCGTGCCGGAGATCGCCGAGCGGGCTCGCGCCACCGCCCTCGGTTGA
- a CDS encoding ferritin-like domain-containing protein has protein sequence MNALNLEVLDRDGAILETAEDAGATRADLIKRAGIATVGFTAAGAMFNSLLSPAAAAISTKKSAKNDVKILNYALTLEYLEAEFYKAALATSFIAGANAWLKDFTTTVAKHEADHVKLLKSVLGKAAVKKPSFDFSAALTDEKTFMATAQVLEDTGVAAYAGQGPNISQKAVVVAALGIHSVEARHAAWIRFLNADSPAPGITDSPKREATVLSAVADTGFIQS, from the coding sequence ATGAACGCCTTGAACCTCGAAGTGCTGGATCGCGACGGCGCGATCCTCGAGACGGCGGAAGACGCAGGAGCCACACGCGCGGATCTGATCAAGCGCGCGGGCATCGCGACGGTCGGCTTCACCGCCGCGGGCGCGATGTTCAACAGCCTGCTCTCGCCCGCCGCCGCGGCGATCTCCACCAAGAAGTCCGCCAAGAACGACGTCAAGATCCTCAACTACGCGCTCACGCTCGAGTACCTCGAGGCCGAGTTCTACAAGGCGGCGTTGGCCACGAGCTTCATCGCCGGCGCCAACGCGTGGCTCAAGGACTTCACGACGACGGTGGCCAAGCACGAGGCCGACCACGTGAAGCTGCTTAAGAGCGTGCTCGGCAAGGCGGCGGTCAAGAAGCCGTCGTTCGACTTCTCCGCCGCGCTCACCGACGAGAAGACCTTCATGGCGACCGCCCAGGTCCTCGAGGACACGGGCGTGGCCGCGTACGCCGGTCAGGGTCCGAACATCTCGCAGAAGGCGGTCGTCGTGGCCGCGCTCGGCATCCACTCCGTCGAGGCCCGCCACGCCGCCTGGATCCGCTTCCTGAACGCCGACTCGCCGGCGCCCGGGATCACCGACTCGCCCAAGCGCGAGGCGACCGTCCTGTCCGCCGTGGCCGACACCGGCTTCATCCAGTCCTAG